The following proteins come from a genomic window of Populus alba chromosome 12, ASM523922v2, whole genome shotgun sequence:
- the LOC118044375 gene encoding G-type lectin S-receptor-like serine/threonine-protein kinase At5g24080 — translation MSNTSDAGVTSASMEETGNFILHSNSNHSAWQSFEHPSDTLLPNQPLTVSLELTSVPKSPSQGGYYSLKMLQQPTSLSLALTYNLPETYDAAPEAYANYSYWPGPDISNVTGDVVAVLDGAGSFGIVYGESSNGAVYVYKNDGDYNGLGLASSQSSTRLSVLRRLILETNGNLRLYRWDNDVNGSRQWVPEWAAVSNPCEIAGICGNGVCNLDRSKTIASCSCLPGTSKAGGDNFCSDNSSSIGRCDSRNANQTSEFKIAAVQQTNYYFSDFSVIANYSDIPTVSRCGDACLSACECVASVYGLDDENPYCWILRSLDFGGYEDPGSTLFVKVRANESMTPGANKSGSDNGDTKGKVLVVPIVLSMTFLVVLLCLLLYHNVHKKRSLKRAMESSPILHGAPIHFTYRDLLVRTCNFSQLLGTGGFGSVYKGSLGDGTLVAVKKLDKVLPHGEKEFITEVNTIGSMHHMNLVRLCGYCSEGSHRLLVYEFLKNGSLDKWIFPSYSFRDRLLDWSTRFDIAIATAQGIAYFHEQCRNRIIHCDIKPENILLDENFCPKVSDFGLAKFMGREHSHVVTMVRGTRGYLAPEWISNRPITVKADVYSFGMLLLEIVGGRRNLDMSFDAEDFFYPGWAFKAMTNDTPLRAADRRLEGSVKEEELMRALKVAFWCIQDEVFMRPSMGEVVKMLEGSMDINTPPMPQTVLELIEEGLEQVYKAMKREFNQYSSFSIATDLPSSRATCSYSTMSPR, via the exons ATGTCAAACACCTCCGACGCAGGCGTTACGTCAGCAAGCATGGAAGAAACTGGCAACTTCATCCTCCACTCTAACTCCAACCACTCAGCATGGCAAAGTTTTGAACACCCTTCTGATACTTTACTTCCAAACCAGCCTTTAACAGTATCTCTTGAACTAACATCAGTACCAAAATCACCTTCACAAGGTGGCTATTACTCTCTCAAAATGTTACAACAGCCCACTTCACTAAGCCTTGCTTTAACATATAACTTGCCTGAAACCTATGATGCTGCACCTGAAGCTTATGCCAACTATTCCTACTGGCCTGGGCCGGACATTTCGAATGTTACGGGGGATGTGGTTGCGGTTTTAGATGGAGCAGGAAGCTTTGGAATTGTGTATGGTGAATCATCAAATGGAGCAGTTTATGTGTATAAAAATGATGGTGACTATAATGGATTAGGTTTAGCTTCAAGTCAATCAAGTACTCGGTTATCAGTTCTTCGAAGACTAATACTTGAGACTAACGGAAATTTGAGATTGTATAGATGGGATAACGATGTTAATGGTTCGCGGCAGTGGGTTCCAGAGTGGGCTGCAGTGTCAAACCCTTGTGAGATTGCTGGAATATGTGGTAATGGGGTGTGTAATTTGGATAGAAGCAAGACTATTGCTTCTTGTTCATGCTTGCCTGGTACTTCCAAGGCAGGAGGCGATAACTTCTGCTCGGATAACTCATCGTCGATTGGAAGATGTGATTCGAGAAACGCAAATCAGACATCTGAGTTCAAGATTGCAGCGGTGCAGCAAACAAATTACTATTTCTCCGATTTTTCGGTGATTGCAAACTACAGTGACATTCCTACAGTGTCAAGGTGTGGGGATGCTTGCCTGTCAGCTTGTGAGTGTGTGGCTTCTGTTTATGGGCTTGATGATGAGAATCCTTATTGCTGGATACTGAGGAGCTTAGACTTTGGTGGATATGAGGACCCTGGATCCACCTTGTTTGTGAAGGTTAGAGCGAATGAATCGATGACTCCAGGAGCCAATAAAAGTGGGTCTGATAATGGTGATACAAAAGGGAAGGTTTTGGTTGTACCTATAGTTCTCAGCATGACATTTCTTGTTGTCCTCCTATGCCTATTACTGTATCACAATGTTCACAAAAAGAGATCCTTGAAAAGAGCTATGGAAAGCTCTCCTATTCTTCATGGCGCTCCAATACATTTTACTTACCGAGACTTGCTAGTTCGTACCTGCAATTTTTCACAGCTACTCGGAACAG GAGGATTTGGGAGTGTATACAAAGGAAGCCTTGGAGATGGAACTTTGGTTGCCGTAAAGAAACTAGACAAGGTTTTGCCTCATGGGGAGAAAGAATTTATAACTGAAGTGAACACCATAGGCTCTATGCACCACATGAACTTGGTTCGTCTTTGCGGGTACTGCTCCGAGGGATCGCATCG TCTCCTAGTTTATGAGTTTCTGAAAAATGGGTCATTGGACAAATGGATCTTTCCATCATATAGTTTCCGAGACAGACTGCTGGATTGGTCAACGCGCTTCGATATAGCCATAGCTACTGCACAAGGGATTGCATACTTTCACGAACAGTGCAGGAACCGGATAATTCATTGCGATATCAAGCCAGAGAACATTTTGTTAGATGAGAATTTCTGTCCTAAAGTATCAGATTTTGGACTAGCTAAGTTTATGGGAAGAGAGCATTCACATGTTGTTACCATGGTTCGAGGAACAAGAGGGTATTTGGCTCCAGAATGGATTAGCAACAGGCCGATTACAGTAAAGGCTGATGTTTATAGTTTTGGGATGCTTCTTTTGGAGATTGTTGGTGGCAGGAGAAACCTCGACATGTCTTTTGATGCAGAGGACTTCTTTTACCCTGGGTGGGCTTTTAAG GCGATGACGAATGATACGCCACTGAGAGCAGCAGATCGCAGACTGGAAGGATCGGTAAAAGAAGAAGAGCTAATGAGAGCACTGAAAGTGGCATTTTGGTGCATTCAAGATGAGGTCTTCATGAGACCTTCAATGGGAGAAGTAGTGAAAATGCTAGAAGGATCAATGGATATCAACACCCCGCCAATGCCTCAGACAGTTTTGGAATTGATAGAAGAAGGCTTAGAACAAGTTTACAAGGCCATGAAGAGAGAATTCAATCAATATAGCTCCTTCTCCATCGCTACTGATCTTCCATCATCTCGTGCTACATGCAGTTATTCAACAATGTCACCTAGATAG
- the LOC118044374 gene encoding UPF0481 protein At3g47200, with product MGDIDQLASPNSNRIENLCQEVLIQIPDELESSFPSEQCIYRVPAALRDLNEAAFTPRVISIGPIHHNNAKLKAMEVQKLRYLKEFFDLRVKKERRVFLTELLSTILEKEVDIRRRYVADTSEFISELNGDQFAKMVLLDAVFIFELFLRNEEYLCDNSKYQEDFIIGKPWLRAAIRRDLILLENQLPFSTLNELYELATSTIACIPLMDLSFRYFEKYKKKYEPSKTILHFTDLLRCFLSFKHPDLKLEKGGPVKTLYSATMLQQAGIKFKALPGESLLDIRAWKPLSKEEPIVEKKGELHMPPLEIDNNTECLLRNLMVFEQLHYPGEEHICRYVKLLDSLVDVDKDVDLLIENKVIISKLGDSDAVAKLINTLCREMVEISSSFDPLSELLNDYYKSSWNKNKTYLLSVYFKNVWIGTGTVAGSLILAIVLTRFILYFVR from the coding sequence ATGGGAGACATCGATCAATTAGCAAGCCCTAATTCAAATCGAATCGAAAATTTGTGCCAGGaggttttaattcaaattccaGATGAGTTGGAGAGTAGCTTTCCGTCCGAGCAATGTATCTATAGAGTTCCTGCTGCACTTCGTGATTTAAATGAAGCTGCCTTCACTCCTCGAGTAATTTCTATTGGCCCTATTCACCATAATAACGCAAAACTGAAGGCTATGGAAGTTCAGAAACTGAGATATCTGAAAGAATTTTTCGATCTGCgagtgaaaaaagagagaagagtgTTTTTGACTGAACTTTTGAGCactattttagaaaaagaagtTGACATCCGCCGTCGCTATGTAGCTGATACCTCCGAGTTTATCTCGGAGCTTAACGGCGATCAGTTTGCGAAGATGGTTCTGTTAGACGCCGTATTCATCTTCGAGCTCTTCTTGAGGAATGAAGAATACCTGTGTGATAACAGCAAATATCAAGAAGATTTTATAATAGGTAAACCCTGGTTGAGAGCCGCGATTCGAAGAGACTTGATATTGCTTGAAAATCAGCTGCCATTCTCCACTCTTAATGAATTATACGAGCTTGCGACGAGCACGATCGCTTGCATTCCTCTCATGGATCTTTCCTTCCGGTACTTTGAAAAGTACAAAAAGAAATACGAGCCCAGCAAAACAATACTACATTTCACTGATTTGTTGAGATGTTTTCTATCCTTCAAGCACCCggatttaaaattagaaaagggAGGGCCGGTAAAAACACTTTATAGCGCCACCATGCTGCAGCAGGCCGGAATTAAGTTCAAGGCGTTGCCAGGTGAATCCTTGCTTGACATTAGAGCCTGGAAACCTCTCTCAAAAGAGGAACCGATCGTAGAAAAGAAAGGTGAGTTACATATGCCTCCCCTTGAGATCGACAACAACACCGAATGTCTCCTCCGAAACCTCATGGTGTTCGAGCAGTTACATTATCCAGGAGAAGAGCACATTTGCCGATACGTTAAGCTACTAGATTCTCTTGTGGACGTCGACAAAGATGTCGACTTGCTCATcgaaaataaagttattattaGCAAGCTAGGTGACAGTGATGCTGTGGCGAAGCTTATTAACACGCTTTGCCGAGAAATGGTGGAAATATCTTCCAGTTTCGACCCTCTCTCCGAACTGCTGAATGATTACTATAAGAGCTCCTGGAACAAAAACAAGACCTACTTGCTAagtgtgtattttaaaaatgtttggaTAGGCACTGGAACTGTTGCCGGATCTCTCATCCTGGCCATCGTTCTGACACGGTTTATCCTATACTTTGTACGCTAG